A stretch of DNA from Nonlabens ponticola:
CACATCCACCTACTTACTAACACTTGTTAAGACAGGATTAAGAAAATATTAGCAGTTGTCTTGTATATTTAAAGTCACTAAAAAAGACTTAATGAATTCAATCAAAACTTTTGTTCTTCTCTTGATGACAGCCACTCTTGTGGTGAGCTGTGGTGGTAAGAAAGGAGCTTACAAAGGTGATAGCGCAACGGCTGCCGCCAGTAAAAAATCAAAAAAAGATGGTATGAAACCTTATGACAAGGTGATTACCAAGGACGCCAAAAGCGACGAAGGCCTGTTTACTGTTCACATGGTAGACGATAAGTATTTCTATGAGATTCCAGATAGCTTACTAGAGCGCGAGATGCTGATGGTAACTCGTATTGCAAAAACTGCCGCAGGCATAGGCTTCGGTGGTGGTAAAGCAAACACACAAACCCTAAGATGGCAACGTAAGAATGATAACATCCTATTGAGAGTGGTTTCTCACTCTGTAGTTGCCGCAGATTCTTTACCGGTAAGCATTGCGGTAGAGAACTCAAACTTTGAACCTATTCTCTACTCGTTCCCGATTGCGGCAATGAAAAAAGATAGTGTGACTAACAACGCTGTTATCGATGTGACTGATTTCTTCACTAAGGACGTAAAAGCAATAGGCTTTCCTCAATCACAACGCAGTCGCTATAAGATCTCTAGATTAGATGACTCAAGATCTTACATTGATACATTGAGATCTTACCCAGAGAATATTGAGAGTAGACATGTAAAAACTTACTTGGCCAGCAATCCACCGTCAAACGGTAGTACACAGTCAGTTTCTTTAGAGATGAGTAACTCAATGATTTTATTGCCTAAAGAACCTATGAAGCGCAGGTATTTTGACCAGCGTGTAGGATGGTTTGCTCGCGGTCAACAAGATTATGGTCTTGACGCACAAGAAACCAAAACAGTGCGTTACCTAGACCGATGGAGACTTGAGGTGGCAGATGAAGATATGGATGCCTTTAATCGAGGTGAGCTAGTCGTACCTAAAAAACAAATCGTTTACTATATAGATCCTGCGACACCACAGCAATGGAGAAAATACATCAAGCAAGGTATTGAGGACTGGCAAGTAGCTTTTGAAGAAGCTGGTTTCAAAGAAGCCATCATTGCAGCAGATGCGCCTAGTAAAGAAGAAGATCCAGACTGGAGTCCAGAAGATGTACGTTATTCAACGGTGCGTTATCTAGCTTCACCTATACCTAATGCCAATGGGCCACACGTATCAGATCCACGTAGTGGAGAAATCCTTGAGTCTGACATCAACTGGTACCACAATGTGATGACGTTGTTGCGCAACTGGTTCTTTATCCAGACGGCAGCTATCAATGAGGATGCTCGTGGTGTCGAATTTGATGAAGAAGTAATGGGACGTTTGATACGTTTTGTAAGTGCTCATGAGGTAGGACACACATTAGGATTACCACATAACATGGGAAGCTCTGTTGCGTACAAAGTAGAAGACTTGAGAGATCCAGCATTTACCAAAGAGTATGGAACTGCACCTAGTATTATGGATTATGCACGTTTCAACTATGTAGCACAACCAGAAGATGGTGATGTTGCTTTGATGCCTAACATTGGACCATACGATAAGTACGCCATCAAATGGGGTTACAAGCCGTTACCTAATTTGACCGCAGAAGAAGAGAAAAAAGTTCTTGATGAGTGGATTCTGGAAAAAGCTGGAGATCCTATGTACAGATTTGGTCGTCAACAATTCGGTGTAGTAGACTACTCAAGCCAGACGGAAGATCTAGGAGATGACAGCATGCTTGCTAGTTCATATGGTATTAAGAACCTTAAGCGTATCGTCCCTAACCTAAATGAATGGACTGGTGAAGAAGGTGAAAACTACGATGACCTTGAGACTATGTACGGACAAGTGCTAAGTCAATTTAACCGATACATGGGTCATGTTGCTGGTAATATAGGTGGCGTTAAGGAAACTTATAAAGCTTATGGGCAAGAAGGTGCTGTTTATGAGCACGCACCACGAGATAAGCAAGAACGTGCCATGGAGTTTTTACAGGAACAATTATTTGAGACTCCAGAATGGTTGATAGACCAAGAGATTTTCAACAAGATTGAGTCTGATGGTAGTATTGAGAGAATACGTGGTATCCAAGTAAGAACATTAAACAATGTACTTGACTTTGGACGTATGGCCAGATTGATGGAAAATGAAGAAGTAAATGGTCGTGAGGCATACGGACTTCTTGAAATGATGACTGATTTGCGGAAAGGAATCTTTAGTGAACTACCTCGTGGGTCACAGATTGATCGTTACCGCAGGAACTTACAACGTGCATATGTAGAACGTTTACAGTTTATCATGGAGAATGAACAACAACAATTACCAGCGGCATTTAGAGCATTTGCTGGTCAAAGTAGTATTGATGTTGCTCAAAGTGATATACGACCTATAGTGCGTGACGAGTTGCAAACGCTATTGCGTGATACACGCAGAGCAGCAAACCGCACGAGCGATCGACTATCGAAAATTCACTTGAGAGATCTAGCGGAACGCATTGATATGATCTTAAATCCAGTGTAAGCAATACACTAGATTAAAATTCAAAGCCTTGCTTTTATAAAAGCAAGGCTTTTTTATTGATATATAATTTGCTTGAAAAAATTATTGAGAAGCGGTTCTCAAAAATTAACTCGATCGTGAGAACGAATTCAGTTTACGCCAGGCTTTGTTGGCTAGTGCCTTAGTTAGATTCAATGGATAGTCACGTTCTCCCATGACAATAGACACCATTACATCATTGACTCTTTGACCGTGATTATACAAGAAATAAGCTCTTAGTTTTGAATCACCGTAAATGAAGTTGGCCAGTTTTTGTGCCGTTTTGAGTTCTTTAATTAATCCATTGTTCAGTCGCTGTTCATATAGATTTTGTGCCTGTTGCATGTCAAGTTTACCATCAATAATACTTTGTGCTGCCAATTGACCAGAAAGTATAGCATTGGCAAGACCTTCGGCAGTTATGGGATCTGCGAGACCTGCGGCATCACCTGTTAGAAAAATACCTTGACGGCAAAATCCATCAGTACGCGGTGATAGCGGTATTTGAAATCCGTGCATTTCCTCAGATATTGGGTTTTCTAGTTTCAAAACCTCAATCATGTATTTGCGATAGAGTTCTTTGAGATTACCCTTAGATTTCCTAAAGCTTGCTATACCAATGGATAAGTGATTCCTTTTAGGAAAGCACCAGCCGTAACCTTGCGGCATGGCGTCAAAATCAAATCGTACTGATGACGATAGTCTAATATAATCTTCACTCGTTACCTCAACCTCGTACTCTAATGCAGGTATCAAGTATCGAGTTTCTTCCCAGCCACCTAGTCTTGCTGTGGTACTCAAAACGCCATCTGCGGCAATGATCATTTTACATTCAATAGATCCTTTTGACGTTTCTAGAGTTGAACCTCCATTGGCATATGTTAAGTTTTCAAGCTTGCAGTCATCAATCAAGGTTGCACCTTTACTTACTGCTTTTTGAACGAGATCATGATCAAACGTGTCTCTCATAACCATATTGATGATGGGCTTTTCTTTTAAGGCTGTAAAACTCAAATCATCCTTTAAAAAATTACTATCTACCTTGTAAAAAGCCTTCTCTACAGATTGCTGTACATCCACTGGTAGATAGTTGATAGCTCGATTGGTCAATCCACCACCACACGTTTTATAGCGTGGCAATGATTCCTTTTCTATAATGGCGACATTAATATCTTCGCTCGCCAATGTGTAGGCCGCCATTGCACCAGCTGGGCCGCTGCCCACTACCACTACTTCATAGGATTGCATAGAATCTGTTTGTAACAAATTTACTACTCTGTAGATAAGGAGCAGGAATCATTATAGAAATTAAGGGGCTATATCATCAAGCCTGTATAATGTTATCTTTTTTGTAAGTGATAAATTCTTAAATTGCGTGCATGAATTTTCTTCTATATTTTGATCCAGGATTAGGTGCTATGATTGCACAGGCTGCTATTGCAGCATTTGCTGGATTCGTACTTTTTTACAAAACGGTCATTGCTACGGTAAAGCATTGGTTGGGAATGGACAAGACTGATACCGCTGATAGTTTTGACGACGCCTACCAGCAAGAAGAAAAAGAACAATAATGAGTGATAGGCTAGCATCGTCCTATCGTGATCCTTCAGGTTTTATTTTTACGCAGGATCAGGAGATTTATCGACAAATCAATCCTATATATTTTGATGAGTACACTAGCGTAAAAAACTCTGGAGTTTACGAGGAGTTATTTGAGAAAGGCTGGCTAGTTAAGCATATTGAAGTCAGCGCAACAGCAGAAAAGATAATTCTCAAGCCGGAGCAGTTACCGTTTATCACCTATCCATATGAATGGTCGTTCACACAATACAAACATGCAGCGCAGCTCACATTGCGTATACAACTCCTTTTATTAGAACGAGGTTTCAGTTTAAAGGATGCCAGTGCCTTTAATGTGACGTTTCACCATGGCAAGGCATTATTTATTGACACGTTGAGTATAGAAAAATATGTTGATAATTCACCATGGCGCGCTCTAGAACAGTTTAATAAGCACTTTTTTGCACCGCTCTTACTCTCGCAAAAATATGGTGCCCACCATCTCAAGATATTACAACAACATATTGATGGACAGACATTATCACAAACGGCAGCCCAATTATCGTGGAAAACTAGATTTCATCCAGTAATCTATCCGCATATTCACTTGCTTGCCAAAACTGAGGCTGCCATAGCCTCGACCGATAAAAGCAGCAAAACGCCAAGTATTTCTAAGGCAGCACAAATCAAAATGCTCAAAGTGCTAGAAATGCATATAGGCAACATGAAACTGAATGAGTCAACTGAGTGGAGTGCCTACTACCATCAAACCAATTATGAGCAACAGGCTTTTGAACTCAAAAAGAAATTAGTTCATGAATGGTGTGATGAAATAAACACAACTAGAGCGATCGACCTAGGTGGCAACGACGGCACCTTTGCCAGTGTGCTACCTAACAGCGTTCACATGGCTATCGTGAGCGATATTGATCAAAGCGCGATTAATCAATGCTACACACAGCAGCTCAAAGCGACCAGCAAGAGACTCATACCAATGGTGACTGATCTCATGCAGCCTGCACCATCGATAGGTTGGAATAACAAGGAGCGTGATAGTTTTATCAAACGGGTGCAGCAATTTAAGCCTGATGTGAGTCTCGCACTTGCATTGATACATCACATTACACTTACGGGTAACGTACCTTTCGACATGAGCGCGGCATTTTTTGCCTCCATGAGCGAGTATTTACTCATAGAATTCCCTGATAAAGAAGATAGCTGGGTGCAATACATTCTTGAAAGTAAAAGGGATGCTAGACATTTATTCGAGGATTATGGGGTTTCCGCTTTCGCGAAAGCGTACTCCCAACAATTCAGCATCATTAAGGAAGAAAAAATCGAGGGTACCCATAGGACTTTGTACATGATGCAGCGTAAATGAAGGATAGGTTACTCCAATATTTGAAGAGCCAGCGGCACCTATGGTGGACGATTACCGTAATTCCTGGAGTCTATTCTATACTATATCTATATACCAACAATTTTACCCTGGTAAACTCATGGCATCAAGTGATGATGTGCGTTCTAGCATTTGTGCTATTACCTGTTATCGAGATTCTCATTCTGGACGCAGCTTTTAAAAAATGGCTGCCAGCGCATAGAGACAAGTTATACTGGTCATACCTTATCATCAACTTCTCTATACTCCTATCGCTCACGATCTATCTAGGCTGGCGTTGGAAGGCATTGATTCTAATCGCGGTGATAGCCATTGCCTTGTCATTTTTTATAGCCCAGCATTATAAAAAGCTCGTATTGCTCATCGCATTCATGACCGTGGTTGCCTTTTATCAATTTGGGCATTTTTATATAGAACGAGTTGTTTCTCGCGAGGATTGGGTCACTACTCAAGAGTTTGAAAGTTATAAATTCACTAAAAAGCCGAATGTCTATTTGATACAGCCAGATGGTTTTATAGGCAAGCAAGCTGCGACTGGCCCTATTTACGATCTTGACTTATCTGCTTTTTATAATGAGCTAGAACAAAGAGGATTTAATATCAACCATGATTACCACAGCAGTTACCATTCTACCTTGACGTCCAATAGCGCTCTATTTACTGGGCAGCACCACTATTTTGAGCAAGGTAATATGAATAATGAATTATACGGCGCTCGCGAAATTATTGTTGAAGAAAATCCAGTACTCAAGACGTTCAAGAGCAATGGATATCAAACTAATCTCATCTTACAACACAGCTACCTGCTACTCAATTTTCCAGACACTGCCTATGACTATATCAATGTCGATGAAGATGAACTAAGCGCACCCATTCCTGATTATTTTCTTGACAAGGATTATGCGGCAGACTTTAAAGACGCGGTAAACAATGCCAATGCCTTACCTCAATTCTATTTTGTGGAGATCCTACAACCAGGTCATATCACCACAACACCCAATGGCAGTGAACCGCAAGAACAGACTGATATCTATAAAAGTCAATTATTAAATGTTGTACCTGTAATAATTGATATGATCGATTTTATAAAGCAAAAAGATCCCAATAGTATCATCATCATCGCAGCAGATCATGGTGGGTTTGCAGGATTGAACAGTACTGGAGATGCTTATGCAGAACCAACAGATAACGTCGCTATCAAGCAAAGTATATTTAGCGCGCTATTTGCAGTGAATGCACCAACAGATTTTCAATCATATCAGTCCAGCATCAAGTCATCAGTCGCGGTGTTCCCTAATTTAATAAGTTATCTGGCTGACAAAAAAATAGCCAAAGATTCATTAGATCAAAGCAGCTATATTTTTATTAATAAAGGAGCCGATAGAGGCATCTTTAAATATTTTGATTCTAATGGAAATCCCGTTACCCAAAAGGTTGACTAAATCTTTATTCTTGCTATTATTTATCTGCGCGGGCTTATCAGCTGCTGCGCAATCCTGCGTTTGTGTCAAAAAAGACTTACTGAATGATTTTAAGGACACTGACTTTATAGCGGTTGTTACGATAACTTCAAAAGAAGTCCATGAATTCAATCCTGATGTTGATGTACTTGAGTTCACCGTGCAAGAACTTTTTAAAGGCAAACCCAGAAAACAATTGCTCATATTTCAAAAAACTGGTTTTGGTAAAAACAACGATGCTTGTCGATTGTATCTAGAGCCTGGCGATGAGCTTCTACTTTTTGCCAATGAAAAAGCAAACTATCTCTATACCATACCTTGTTATCGTAATAAAAAACTGTCTATAGAAGACGCTGCTTATCAAGATAATTTACTCAATGACATTTTGATTTTAAGACAACTACAACCATTTACCAGTGTCATAGAATCCACAACCACTAGATGTAATAATATCAATGCAGATGTCAAGACTAGAGATGTTATAGAAGATATTTCTTTGCATAGGGCAGATGATGATCAACGTATGGGATTGTATAAGGTAAAATTCACACCAGATAATCTCATTGATCGCATCACGGTTGTCGCGCCATTTAATGAAGATATAGATAAGGCCGTACGCATAGCACTAATCAAGCGCAAATGGCAACCATGTGAATTGGGAGAAAAACGAGAATTGATCCTTGGGTATTTCTACAATCCCAAAACCGAATATCAAAAGGCTTTTTTGAGTTCTTTATAGTCGTGAAGTTGATTTGGACTTCAAGTAATACAGTCCAGCTACCATTATGAATAATAGTATGGGATGGATAAAAAAACGTCGGGTGTAGAACAGCGCCATTTTTACAAAATCGCCATCAAGTGTGCATAATATTGTGAAGAAAACACCTAACGCGGTACCAGCAAATAAATATGTCCACGCACTAGCCTTAAGATAGCTGCGCTTTTTGTATAAGAACCATATGACTGCAAGCGATAGCAACGAGTTTATGATATATCTGCCTGTAGTTGATAGTACGAGCAATGGTAAATTGAGTTCTGGAATAGGCCTGTTTTGAAAATTAGTATGAAAATAATCCAGCAATGGATCGTAAAAAATAGATTTCTCATAAACGCGCACCAGCACCAGTAAACTTGCAAGAGCTAGTGCAACACAGCCATTAAAAACTCTGTGAATCGTCACGATACATTAGGTTTTTTGAGCCAGTACAGCCATAACAAAATGACAGCGCCGTATATCACCGTTGGGAATCCTATGTCATGAGCAAAATCCTGATATTGAGGATAGTCTTTGTAAACAATGCCTAGGATAACCAATCTTGCAACGTTGACTATATAT
This window harbors:
- a CDS encoding zinc-dependent metalloprotease encodes the protein MNSIKTFVLLLMTATLVVSCGGKKGAYKGDSATAAASKKSKKDGMKPYDKVITKDAKSDEGLFTVHMVDDKYFYEIPDSLLEREMLMVTRIAKTAAGIGFGGGKANTQTLRWQRKNDNILLRVVSHSVVAADSLPVSIAVENSNFEPILYSFPIAAMKKDSVTNNAVIDVTDFFTKDVKAIGFPQSQRSRYKISRLDDSRSYIDTLRSYPENIESRHVKTYLASNPPSNGSTQSVSLEMSNSMILLPKEPMKRRYFDQRVGWFARGQQDYGLDAQETKTVRYLDRWRLEVADEDMDAFNRGELVVPKKQIVYYIDPATPQQWRKYIKQGIEDWQVAFEEAGFKEAIIAADAPSKEEDPDWSPEDVRYSTVRYLASPIPNANGPHVSDPRSGEILESDINWYHNVMTLLRNWFFIQTAAINEDARGVEFDEEVMGRLIRFVSAHEVGHTLGLPHNMGSSVAYKVEDLRDPAFTKEYGTAPSIMDYARFNYVAQPEDGDVALMPNIGPYDKYAIKWGYKPLPNLTAEEEKKVLDEWILEKAGDPMYRFGRQQFGVVDYSSQTEDLGDDSMLASSYGIKNLKRIVPNLNEWTGEEGENYDDLETMYGQVLSQFNRYMGHVAGNIGGVKETYKAYGQEGAVYEHAPRDKQERAMEFLQEQLFETPEWLIDQEIFNKIESDGSIERIRGIQVRTLNNVLDFGRMARLMENEEVNGREAYGLLEMMTDLRKGIFSELPRGSQIDRYRRNLQRAYVERLQFIMENEQQQLPAAFRAFAGQSSIDVAQSDIRPIVRDELQTLLRDTRRAANRTSDRLSKIHLRDLAERIDMILNPV
- a CDS encoding geranylgeranyl reductase family protein — translated: MQSYEVVVVGSGPAGAMAAYTLASEDINVAIIEKESLPRYKTCGGGLTNRAINYLPVDVQQSVEKAFYKVDSNFLKDDLSFTALKEKPIINMVMRDTFDHDLVQKAVSKGATLIDDCKLENLTYANGGSTLETSKGSIECKMIIAADGVLSTTARLGGWEETRYLIPALEYEVEVTSEDYIRLSSSVRFDFDAMPQGYGWCFPKRNHLSIGIASFRKSKGNLKELYRKYMIEVLKLENPISEEMHGFQIPLSPRTDGFCRQGIFLTGDAAGLADPITAEGLANAILSGQLAAQSIIDGKLDMQQAQNLYEQRLNNGLIKELKTAQKLANFIYGDSKLRAYFLYNHGQRVNDVMVSIVMGERDYPLNLTKALANKAWRKLNSFSRSS
- a CDS encoding class I SAM-dependent methyltransferase, whose amino-acid sequence is MSDRLASSYRDPSGFIFTQDQEIYRQINPIYFDEYTSVKNSGVYEELFEKGWLVKHIEVSATAEKIILKPEQLPFITYPYEWSFTQYKHAAQLTLRIQLLLLERGFSLKDASAFNVTFHHGKALFIDTLSIEKYVDNSPWRALEQFNKHFFAPLLLSQKYGAHHLKILQQHIDGQTLSQTAAQLSWKTRFHPVIYPHIHLLAKTEAAIASTDKSSKTPSISKAAQIKMLKVLEMHIGNMKLNESTEWSAYYHQTNYEQQAFELKKKLVHEWCDEINTTRAIDLGGNDGTFASVLPNSVHMAIVSDIDQSAINQCYTQQLKATSKRLIPMVTDLMQPAPSIGWNNKERDSFIKRVQQFKPDVSLALALIHHITLTGNVPFDMSAAFFASMSEYLLIEFPDKEDSWVQYILESKRDARHLFEDYGVSAFAKAYSQQFSIIKEEKIEGTHRTLYMMQRK
- a CDS encoding alkaline phosphatase family protein, whose protein sequence is MKDRLLQYLKSQRHLWWTITVIPGVYSILYLYTNNFTLVNSWHQVMMCVLAFVLLPVIEILILDAAFKKWLPAHRDKLYWSYLIINFSILLSLTIYLGWRWKALILIAVIAIALSFFIAQHYKKLVLLIAFMTVVAFYQFGHFYIERVVSREDWVTTQEFESYKFTKKPNVYLIQPDGFIGKQAATGPIYDLDLSAFYNELEQRGFNINHDYHSSYHSTLTSNSALFTGQHHYFEQGNMNNELYGAREIIVEENPVLKTFKSNGYQTNLILQHSYLLLNFPDTAYDYINVDEDELSAPIPDYFLDKDYAADFKDAVNNANALPQFYFVEILQPGHITTTPNGSEPQEQTDIYKSQLLNVVPVIIDMIDFIKQKDPNSIIIIAADHGGFAGLNSTGDAYAEPTDNVAIKQSIFSALFAVNAPTDFQSYQSSIKSSVAVFPNLISYLADKKIAKDSLDQSSYIFINKGADRGIFKYFDSNGNPVTQKVD
- a CDS encoding exosortase F system-associated membrane protein; its protein translation is MTIHRVFNGCVALALASLLVLVRVYEKSIFYDPLLDYFHTNFQNRPIPELNLPLLVLSTTGRYIINSLLSLAVIWFLYKKRSYLKASAWTYLFAGTALGVFFTILCTLDGDFVKMALFYTRRFFIHPILLFIMVAGLYYLKSKSTSRL